The Mytilus galloprovincialis chromosome 11, xbMytGall1.hap1.1, whole genome shotgun sequence genome contains the following window.
AATCAGATGTTATTTTATTCAACAAGAGAGAAAGGGTGTCCAAATGTTCTTATACTGCTGTAAAAGTCAATGTAATTTTGAATTTCAATCAATAACCTTTTCTATTTATTGAAATACACTGAAATAAacgaaaaaagtaaacaaaaataagaaaataacgcACTCAAAATTCTGACTTATGTAGAATATGGACGATTAACCCTGGTTTTTATAGCGAGCTAAAACTCTCCCTTGTATGTCATTTGCATAATATTCGATTTTATTGACAACAacgtgtaaacaaaacaaacaaacataataggtaaaaatgtcaaaaataggggtatagcagacaacattgttttataatcgcAATAACTATACAAACAAGCAAATATGTCGACAAAGTTAAACAAAAATACATTCAGACAAAACACATAAGCAacaacgaaagacaagaatactaaaatttaccATAGCCcacaacacaatgacgggatgtgtaAGTACCGAGTTATGTCAAGCTATGCCAAGATAGACTTAACAGTCAAAGTAATAAtttgcaaagacaaataaaagattactttaacacgttattaagaaGATAAACAAGGTCAGTATCTAAAATCTATACGTCAAGAACaccgtgtattatttgagaagttaaTAAGAAATGTTTATCAACAATGTCATTGTATCTTCGATCATCTAGAAAAGGTCCTTATTTGattgaactgttttttttttcactttctgtTGACGAATACTTCTTTAGGATCCTCAATGGTTACCAGTTGATAAAGCGCCGTATGCAAAACAttaataaactcaccatagataccaggattgacattttgTACTTTCGTAAGACGCTTGCttcgtctacgaaagactcatcagtgacgctcaaatagaaaaaagttaaaaaggccaaatcaagtacgaagtggaagagcattgaggactaaaattcttaaaagttttgccaaattttaagagatgtcctaaaaggaccactttgtgaaacccacttaggactaagatatgtcgAAAGACCATCCAAAGTCATGTCTTAGTCCCTagacagcttcgtgaaactggCCCTAGAAGTAAACGGTAACCAATATCCAACCTGGATAAAGTTTGTTTtggatattgtttttaaataaaatccaTATGAGTTGGAATTTCCGAGTGGTGAAACACCTCTGACTCTTGAAGGATTGAATAACTTATAATAGATACACTAGCTTCCTGGTACAGACTATGATTTGATTTGTCACTCTCTAAACTTCCTATATATTTTTGTAACAACAGTTTTGTAACATCTGTAATTGTagtacattttgttttaatttttattttcttaacgtCAATAAATGATAACGATGACTGAAACAAGTTAATGTACATTGACAGTTAGATATGCAAGTGAGAATGCATATACATATAAGGGGTTAGTTTAATGGTtaacatcactgggtcgatactgGTGGACTATCAAGTCATAAAGGACTCATTAGATCAGTACTAAGTCTCTATTGATATGATAGGGTATCGTGGGCACAGTAGTCATTTCCACTGATTTACTGATATGATTAGGGTGTAGTCATTTCCACTGATTTACTGATATGATTAGGGTGTAGTCATTTCCACTGATTTACTGATATGATTAGGGTGTAGTCATTTCCACTGATTTACTGATATGATTAGGGTGTAGTCATGTCCACTGATTTACTGATATGATTAGGGTGTAGTTATTTCCACTGATTTACTGATATGATTAGGGTGTAGACATTTCCACAGTTCCACTTACTCATAATAGACATTTCTAAAACTCCGTTTTAATTAAGAAACTGAGGACTCAACTCCCTCCATCAAATTAAGTTTTATATATGGATTtgtctattttgtttttattcacaCTTAAACTGTTTCAGCTTTAATACATCGTTGACCCTAAATGTTACACAACATGCATTGACAAAATGCACGCTGTCTAACATTGTAGTTTCATCAAGAAATGCACTTCAGACGCCTGCTATTATAAagtgttgtatgtttttcttttttatttatgaatgtcagagttatttttactgtttcacttgaatgaatattgaaaaaataaagaataaagatttCTACGAATAACAAAATGAACACATATAATAATCTGATTGGTCAAAACGAATTGGTTTTAATGTCTTTATGCGTCATTCATAATGTAATTAATTCACATGTATATTAACTGCTGCATGTTAGTATTCCTTAAAACGTGTTACTCAACTATCTGTGCATAAGTTACAGCGACAAGAATGAAGTTTTcgatttttattattacaatttttttgataatgtttTATCTTCCAGTCATTGAAAGTAAGTATGTTTACAGAATCATAGAAACGGCATTGAAAATACATCATATGATTAACTCGACATGCATGATTCTGgtcttttttctcgtttgaattggttgaaaaataatttgtgtgtgtttgaaatttttcatttcagTCTCAGCTGTTATAATAAAAGTATTTCTCTGTTTACCGATCTTTTCACCATACATCATATTACAATGCCGGATACTCGTAGCATAAATACTTTGACTAATATATGTGTGAATATttagaagaacaaaaaatttgcgaaaacaaaattacagatctaacattgttgggctgttgTTTAGacatatatcatatatacagaatgtattttCAGCCTATTATCACCATCACTACTGTTGATCCGATGGATGCAATCTGACGtggagttgtcactggttcagacgtacttatagtataattatttctgtgactgcatcttacattaatttgtaggatcctttataataaattattcaaTTGATAAGTAACAATTTCACCTGCATGTATATAacatgtactgtgttacaacgcttgattaaaactgacgaggaaaggtaacacccgcccactgaaagctttatttttgtagagcctaggtggtcgattggtctagcgcgtcgggcaTATAGTGTAAGGCGATTTcctgccacgatatctcagtagcatgagtttgaATCCAGGCGAGGGTAGAACAAAAAATTTGCTCATAAGCATATTTACAGACCTGACATTGTTAAGCTGATGTTAAGACGAATCacatatatagataaatatatcCTTCTAAAGATTTAATAAATATCTAAGAAATATGTAGGAGGGAAGAAATCAATTTCCTATCAATTACGATATCacttgtttgtcatatttttaatGTACGAATTGACGAAGAATCATTTATCGAATCACGTGATATCTTATATCAAAACATCAATAAATTAACCATACATGGACTGCACCAACCACCTAATTGATAGTGTAGAACGTGTGATCTAAATAACATACGCTGTGTTAAATATTTTCTACTGGCATACGAACTTTATACTGTGAATTAAGACTGGTTGTGAAACGAATTATGTTATTTAGTCAAGACTTAGTATATCTACATTCGATTTGTTGAAAATCGATTATACAAATAGATAGTTTAAGTACTATATAGGACAAAGAGGTACATCAAAAGAACACACATGTATTGCTCTAGTTTGTCTTTCTCTTTGTAATCGACCGAAATGCCATAGTCTTTGCacgatgtttaaaaacaaatgctTTTAAAAACACCAACCTGATTTATGCGTCCAATATGATGTACTAGAAATTGTCCTTTAATCTGGAAAAAAGTGAAATGGAGCATTCAATGTTCTTGATGTAGCAAGGATtaacaaatgttttgtttattttagtgaAAAGTAAAAGATGTCACAAACATCCAAATCATGGTAAGTTTTAACTACTTTATGATAAAGCATTGTAAGAATCACCTCGTTTTTCCTACTTTATGATAAAGCGTTGTAAGAATCACCTCGTTTTTCCTACTTTATGATAAAGCGTTGTAAGAATCACCTCGTTTTTCCTACTTTATGATAAAGCGTTGTAAGAATCACCTCGTTTTTCCTACTTTATGATAAAGCGTTGTAAGAATCACCTGGTTTTTCCTACTTTATGATAAAGCGTTGTAAGAATCACCTCGTTTTTCCTACTTTATGATAAAGCGTTGTAAGAATCACCTCGTTTTTCCTACTTTATGATAAAGCGTTGTAAGAATCACCTCGTTTTTCCTACTTTATGATAAAGCGTTGTAAGAATCACTTCGTTTTTCGTTGTTGTTCTGACATGTCCACGCAGATAAACAGCATGGATATCACAATTAATTCAATATTCTTGTTTAGAGCTTTTATTCAAGACTTAGAACATTTTCCATAAAAGACAAAATTTATATTAACGATAATTCCCCTTTGAATCAATTTCCTAAGCAACAAAATATTCTTCAGACCAAAATTTAAgacttgagagaaaaaaataacataattctGTTTTAGTTAGGCTGAGGATTTTCAATATTAGTCACGTCCTTCATTTAACACATAAAGAATtcatgaattaatttttttttttactttttgatttgTCTACATATCTTTCTGgtccatttttttcaatttaagtatttttgctatcttttgaattttaattttgctATTATGCTATTAGGAATAAATGTAAACGGAATCTGGAAATAAAATTTTTGACAAGTCAATCACCAAATATTATTGGTAATATATCTTGGGAACACTATTTATTTTATGAAGTTAAAGTCACAAAAAAcctcaaattagaaaaaaaaatgatgcatatgttttttttataacaaaatggatagttttcatttttaaacttatgtacatatactttttttctgaagaaaattctttaatttgtccagtTAAATTAGTAACTGCATTAATAATCGATATCCAACAATAATAGACAATACAAAGCAAATTAAttggtaaatgaaaaaaaaggatttCAAGTCATGAAATGTCAGACGTATAATAATTTTGCAGGAATGTGTTTCAACATTTCCTTTATTGTTCTGTAAGATATTTTTTACAGTTTAATTATAATGTCATAGATTTTACtcgatattttattttgtattttcttttttataaatcttcGTTTTGAAAGGCCATTAAAATATGTCATatcaatatatgaaaaatatgGTTAATATTACTTTACGAAAGTATACAAAATGGCTTACTGTTTTATAAGATAATCTAAATAGTATCTTGAATGCACAGCACATATTGCATTGTTTTGTAGTTAAATGTCTCAGTAAACCAACCTTGTCCTGTGGTAACTGGAGTATGACCTTTGACCTACATGGAATAACGGTCGGAAACATTGGAAAACTGTCTTGCCCCTCGGATCATACCCTTAGAGGGAATGACACAATATCATGTTTGGAATCTGGCTTATGGAGTCGGATAAAAGCTACATGTAACATATGTTAatacatatatctttttttacacAACATATACGCATGTTTCATCTTTTAACTTTTGATAAATGGTATACAAtttaatgataaaattattttgtatattagAGTTTAAAAAAACGGTTatatttatctttctttttatttaactTACATATCTTCTTAACAGTTGGACACAGTTtgaaaggagtaagttcggtaagtgccatatttggccccaattgtaaagttcatggttacaagacaataattgttttaagttgccttaaagacatgtgaaaaagttaaacagagctgtttttgtcaaagtttaattctaacacaaCGATTTTTACATTCCAAAAcggtcaagataagggattttggtgaaatttgacaaaatcagcgggatttaaaccaaataaaggaccaggaaacatagagcgcagacGTCGACAatcttaatattcaaataagacatgttaaatgtcttcacaaacattatcttaaaagatctttgttgtcgacgtatgcgctctatgtttcctgtcaaataatctttggaaatttacccattttcattgattttttcgtgaaaaatcaatatgagtacaacttgtgacgtcataatgaaacgcagaaacgtaaaattttaaacaaaatggcttatatcctatctagtcaatgtattagctataatttatcgtgatattggtcaataaatccgaatttgaaatttacgctaaaaaaagtgggccattttaggaccttatcgaacatactcctttagGATTTCCAAACAAATCGTATTACTTTGATAGCAACTGATCAACAATTGATTATCGTTTTTCTAACATCATTTACAAGTTGTTAAATGTGgtatgaagaaaataaaaaagatactCGCAAAACGAAAAGAAAAGTGAATGTGTACCACATCATTTCTCATAGTGCCCTCCAAATAGAggcataaaaacaacaaaaaataccttTATaactagaaaattaaaaaaacaaaaaaacacacacacatttGACCAAGTACAGCTAGCGAAagtaataaatgtaaaaatacaaaagataaCAAAGACGAACTGGAGTATAGTGCCTTGAATTAAAATGTTTCTTCTTTATATAGGTGTTCCAGATGATGTCACAGATTCACGTTTCGCTTTATTCCGTGATTCCCGGTATTATTTTGTGAAAGCAGAACTCCAAACTTTTCCGCAAGCCGAGGTTTTTAATTAAtctatatatgtttttatgttaCCTAAATATATTCTGAAAGTGATATGTTTGATTTATTAATGGCACAAATAACCTTTAACATTTGTCAACATTTCAGTAACATGTTAGTtttataatatgaggcaggaatAACCTGTGAACGGGGACGAAGTCTAtgtattatttcttttaattcaaacatgtaagaaacggaaataccgtaacgttcccgcttttggttctgttgttagcaTAGCCAGAAATTAAGtagttttgctaattaatattcataatatgtaaatgagaattgtaccacgtgattatagtttgaactggactggcttgatatcattaaaatctttaaaacacggatattattaGTTGCCCGGTTTATAATCACTatgatatttccgtaaagttgtcaggcggtcaaaatcaaaacaatgaacgcgaatttagtgaattttttcgagttttcgtgagtttattcttcttgaaatattggcattttaaatttacgtgggaacctagtgttcaacgactacacatacaaggtttggacttgcttattctttagacattcaagtttcaagtttcaccccggcaacctgtttttctaatgaccttgttagccaattttcaacacgaagtttgcaaatttgacgtttcagccattttagcctgtattttatactgcaatgataaaagcctctcgcttcgatttttaaaatagcccAGGAACCTTGATTTTTGCAACGACAGTCATTAGGTATCGTTTCAATGGTGTATATTGTAATGAGCATTTATTTTCTGCCATGACAACCTGTCTtccacttaaattaaagttaaaacagacagttttatcaaaattccctatcatttcaatataatttccgtgacctgtatccgatttctttagtataatattcaaataagcaaagtgccgttgatttctggatatggggatttagctgtgacgttctttaagttatgacgtcatattcaatgtaaacaaaagaaacgctttcgtcaggtaacgtttttttcccATATCACACAATtattagaaaaatcaataaaaaaaaaaaaatatcgttaacttttttttcagatctacttcctgttccggtcttgtttgcatgagactttgaataaaatgtatatttatcaacatatcaacaatTATAACAAGGAATTCAACACCCTATCATTTTTAATAACTGTTTGATATGAAAGAAAACGTTACCTgataacagcgtttctttgtttacatttaataCGACGTCagaacttaaataacgtcacaactaaatccctaacaacagaaccaatatcggaaacgttacggtatttccgtttctgttatcaacatatttgaattaaaaaaaaaatagtacagacttcgtccccattcacaggtaatgcctgcctcatattaattgaaaaaaggtttatttacaatttaattcaaatcttTATAACCATAACACTATATATAGTATATGacacaatataacaaaataaacaataaacaataacacCACCATCactaatatggggacgaagtcccctattacagtagaaaattcaataaaaaaaaaaaaaaaaaaaaaaaaaaatcgggaaaatttcccgaatttttcattgtactaatgaactcaaaatcgttcaatttttttttgtcgtgttttttaatttccggatctgcgcagaacacataactATACTaccttcttccggtcttgttgtcgtgagactttgattagtctagtaaaatataggaactcaaggtacacaataccaatatttcatttttaatcattctttgtctttggtatgaataaacgtttggcctacctgatgcattgcgtttctttgtttacattgaacatgacgtcataacataaataacgtcacaagtaaaatccctaacaacagaacctaaatcggaaacgttacggtatttccgtatctttttttaacaaatatttaaaatacaaaaaaaataatttaaacaaacttcgtccccattcacaggtaatgcctgcctcatattatggggaggaggtccccaataacagtagaaaattcaataaaaacaattgaaaaaatcgggaaaattttcccgatattttcattgtactaatgaactcaaaatcgttcaattttttttgtcgcgtttttaaATTTCCgtatctgcgcagaaatctacttccgttgccggtcttgtttgcatgagattttgaataaaatgtatatttatcagtctaagaaaggaactcaatactaattcatttttaaaaattgtttgttataaaaaaaaaaaacgttacctgatgacagcgtttctttgtttacattgaatatgacgtcataacttaaataacgtcacaactaaaattcctaacaacagaaccaaaatcggaaacgttatgttctttgtttacattgaatatgacttcataacgtcacaactaaatccctaacaacagaaccaaaatcggaaacgttacggtatttccgtttctgtttttaacatgtttgatttataaaaaaaaataatcataaaaacttcgtccccattcacaggttatgcctgcctcatattagttaATACATTCAATCCCCCATGATTCGAGTAACTTTCTGTCACTATATTTGTTGACATAGTTTGATTTGTTGTATGATTGAAGTAAATGCACACTATAGCTAGGCACACTATAGCatataatatgtaaatttttCTAATGTGTTGTAGGCAACTTGTTTAGACATGTGTGCGACACTAGTTGAAATAAACAACGAAGCGGAAAATAACTTCCTTTTATCTAAGGCAGAGTCGCTGGGTAAGCAAAAGTTTGAATTAAATATCCTTTCATCTATGATACCTTCTTAAAAGTTAGTTAATGCAGCTTAATCTGattgaaaatacaaataaaaaaaaataattcatttgcgttatatacatttttaaccAGGGTTTTGCCCTCTCTGCCTCATATGTTACAACTATCCTAATAGGACAAGTCGGCAATTCAATAGGATCAAAGCTCTCTAGGTGTCGAGAAATACCGGCTTTTCCCATAATTGAACACAATATCAATATTTACTCATCGGACGCAGACAATGGATTCAGTGACATGCTTCAACTATTGACAATAACATACGTAGCTAGGTTAGGATTAagttaaataaatatgaatattacAGTAAAAAGGCTTTCAACGAATTTATATcttcgtttgtttatgttgtgAAGCCTATTTTAACCGTATATTGCATATATTATCCCGTCACGctcaatgacatcatttatacCGAACGGCCTTTGGTAACTCTTTCATTAAAACGTGTACTTCGAAGTATGTATTTGGTATGGCCCAAACAAAACGTGTACTACGAAGATATGTAATTGGTATGACCCAAACAAAACGTTTACTACGAAGATATGTAATTGGTATGGCCCAAACAAAACGTTTACTACGACGTATGTATTCGGAATTGCACAAACAAAACGTTTACTACGAAGATATGTAATTGGTATGACCCAAACAAAACGTTTGCTACGAAGTATGTAATCAGTATGGCCCAAACAAAACGTTTACTACGAAGATATGTAATTGGTATGGCCAAAAACAAAACGTGTACTACCCTGATATGTAATTTGTAATGATGAACTATATTACAAACTTTAAATATACCCCAGTGTAAATGAATGTTTTAGATCAGTCTGTCCTAATCCGGTATATTTGTGCAGTGACACAAACATGATTATGACGACTTTACTCTTAACTACTTATTATTAATTTAAACtgtcttaaaataaccaaaaacacaaTTGACGTAAGAAAATGACTTGGAAAAAAGAACTCACGAGTTTAATTTCCCATGTcagttacttttgtttttttatgtcgTATTTTGGGGTTTTCGTCTTAATTAACAGTGTCATATAAAAGTGTTGACAagcgttattaaaaaaaaaacatatcttttaaAGGACTAGTGTCTCCATGGATAGGATTAGAGTCAAAGGACGGTACTCGCTATGAATGGGTATCTGGAAATACAACAGAGACCAACTCGTATGACGACTGGGCACATCCAAATACAATAATACACGAAGTAGGAAGATGCGTACATTTGGATGTTGGCCAAAAGGCATGGTTTTCGAGAGATCAAAGTACTTGTGATAGCGCAAAGGACGAATTCATATGCGAATTTCAGGTAGTATCTGTTCTCATACGTGTAAATTTGTTGTGTGTCGTTTGCTGTCTTTTTCATTTGTCTTGTTTTTCTATAAAAGATGTGATACAATTGTCAATGTCACAACTCTACATTCAAGTCACAGTTAGTAAAAGTTAACCAATATGAGTCAAATTACCTtattcaacatggagccttggctcacaccgaacagaaaaCTATAAAAGGCTCAAGAATTATTAATGTAAAACCATGCAAACAGAAAGCCGACAGTTTCGTGTATATAATAAACGAGAAACACTGGGTTTCAGGTTTATGTCTGTAAGTTATTTTCCTCTTTTGTTCTTGGCTGTTTGAATAGATATTAAAATATATCACCACAAGGGCAAACTGAATACACGGATATTTAAACGCCACAGTAGTATACCCTGTTcaatagccagtcaaggtcatcACAATCTGTTGAATAGTCATTAATCgattaaacgaaaacaaaatccgggtcacaaaccaaaaacCAAGGGAAGAGATCACCTGTAAGAGGTAAACAAGGGAACAACAGATACACTAAACTGATACAAAAAACCTAcgcaaacatacatagaaacgatcTTTTTTATTACAACCAGAACATTTACTCAGTTTTAACATTGTTTATATGACTGTTTCATATTATAAATTGGTCAAACTTGTTGATATTTCTGTCTACCCTTGTAGTTTTCAGCATGGTACCCACTTGTTGATATTTCTGTCTACCCTTGTAGTTTTCAGCATGTTGTCCACTTGTTGCTATTTCTATCTACCCTTGTAGTTTTCAGCATGGTACCCACTTGTTAAAATTTCTGTCTACCCTTGTAGTTTTTAGCATGGTACCCACTTGTTGATATTTCTGTCTTCCCTTATAGTTTTCAGCATGTTGTCCACTTGTTGATATTTCTGTCTACCCTTGTAGTTTTCAGCATGTTGTCCACTTGTTGATATTTCTGTCTTCCCTTGTAGTTTTCAGCATGTTGTCCACTTGTTGATACTTCTGTCTTCGCTTGTAGTTTTCAGCAGCCATGTTTTCCACTTGTTGATATTTCTGTCTTCGCTTGTAGTTTTCAGCATGTTGTCCACTTGTTGGTATTTCTGTCTTCGCTTGTAGTTTTCAGCATGGTACCAACTTGTTGATATTTCTGTCTACTATGTTCACTTTTGACGAgccatgtatttatttttctgttgacACTGTTCAGTTTTTACATACTTTGCACACGTTTATATTTTTGCTGAAACTGTTATTGAGACGAGCTCAATAGACAATTCACGGTCACATGAAATACATGGATAACGTTTAAGGTTATGAGTTGTAAACGATGTTGGTGAATTAATCTCCCATCAAACCCAAATCACAACTGTACTTTTATTAAGTATGGTACTCTATTGGAAAGCGTTGGATCTTTTGACGATTGATTCCATATTCAATGTTACAATTTTCGTTGTATGAAACtccatttaaaatgtttttatgtattttgtattttgcaGATTTGATTGGTCATCACTACATGACAGAAAagacgaaaagaaaaaaaactgtt
Protein-coding sequences here:
- the LOC143051835 gene encoding C-type lectin domain family 6 member A-like; protein product: MKFSIFIITIFLIMFYLPVIEMKSKRCHKHPNHVKCLSKPTLSCGNWSMTFDLHGITVGNIGKLSCPSDHTLRGNDTISCLESGLWSRIKATCVPDDVTDSRFALFRDSRYYFVKAELQTFPQAEATCLDMCATLVEINNEAENNFLLSKAESLGLVSPWIGLESKDGTRYEWVSGNTTETNSYDDWAHPNTIIHEVGRCVHLDVGQKAWFSRDQSTCDSAKDEFICEFQI